The sequence AGGTAAGATTAAAATGAAAAAAATTTTTAAAACAATATTATTTAGTTTACTATTGATATCTGTATTTGTATCTTGTTCAACTTTGCATACAGTAGTATCAAAAAGAAATTTAGATGTACAAACTAAGATGTCAGATACAATTTGGTTAGAACCAGCAGCTGCAAATGAAAAAACAGTATTTGTCCAAGTTAGAAATACTTCTGGAAAAAATTTAAATATTGAACAAAAGGTAATAAATGTTCTTACATCAAAAGGATATAGAGTTGTAAATGATCCAGCAGGAGCAAAATACTGGTTACAAGCTAATATTTTAAAAGTGGATAAAGTTAATTTAGACAGTAATAATGGTTTTTCTGATGCTGTTTTAGGAGCAGGAATTGGGGGAGTATTAGGAGCACAACGTTCAGGTGGAGTAACTACCGCTCTTGGTTGGGGACTTGCAGGAGCAGCAATAGGAACACTAGCTGATGCTTTAGTTGATGATACAGCTTATGCAATGGTAACAGATATTTTAATTACAGAAAAAACAGGAAGAAATGTTCAAACTTCAACAAGAAATTCAGTTAAACAAGGAAATTCAGGAAGCATAACTTCTACTTCTAGTGCTTCATCTAATATGGAAAAATATTCTACAAGAGTTTTAAGTACAGCTAATCAAGTTAATTTAAATTTCAATAGTGCTATTCCAATATTAGAAGATGAATTAGGAAAAGTTATTGGAGGAATATTCTAAAGATAATCTAAATAAATATACGAATGGAGATGATAATATGTTTTTAGATGAATACAAAAAATGGTTAGATTCTAATATGTTATCTGCAAGCGAAAAAGAAGAATTAAAAAATATTGCTAATGATGAAAAAGAAATTGAAAGTAGATTTTATACAGATTTAAGTTTTGGAACTGCTGGTATGAGAGGTGTAAGAGGTATTGGTAGAAACAGAATGAATAAATATAATATAAGAAAAGCTACACAAGGTTTAGCTAACTATATTATAAAAGCAACAGGAGAAGTAGGAAAACAAAAAGGTATTGCTATTGCCTACGATTCAAGATTAGATTCTGTTGAAAATGCTCTTAATACTGCAATGACTTTGGCAGGTAATGGAATAAAAGTTTATTTGTTTGATGGAGTGAGATCAACTCCTGAACTCTCTTTTGCAGTTAGAGAATTAAAGGCACAAGCAGGTATTATGATAACTGCTTCTCATAATCCAAAAGAATACAATGGATATAAGGTTTATTGGGAAGATGGAGCTCAAATAGTTGATCCACAAGCAACAGGTATTGTAAGTTCTGTCGAAGCTGTTAATATATTCAATGATATTAAATTGATGGAAGAAAAAGAAGCAATAGATAAAGGACTTCTTGTTTATGTTGGAAAAAAATTAGATGATAGATACATAGAAGAAGTTAAGAAAAGTGCTATTAATCCAAATGTAGAAAATAAAGATAAAGTAAAATTTGTGTACTCTCCTTTACATGGAGTAGCAGCAAGACCTGTTGAAAGAGTTTTAAAAGAAATGGGTTACACAAATGTTTATCCTGTAAAAGAGCAAGAAAAACCAGATGGAAATTTTCCAACTTGTGATTATGCAAACCCAGAGGATACAACTGTTTTTAAATTGAGTATAGAGCTTGCAGATAAAGTTGGAGCTAAAATTTGTATAGCAAATGATCCTGATGGAGACAGAGTTGGTTTGGCAGTTCTTGATAATGATGGAAAATGGTTTTTCCCAAATGGAAATCAAATAGGAATTTTGTTTGCAGAATATATTTTAAATTATAAAAAAGATATTCCAAAAAATGGAACTATGATAACAACTGTTGTATCAACTCCACTTCTTGACACTATTGTTAAAAAGAATGGTAAAAAGGCTTTAAGAGTTCTTACAGGTTTTAAATATATTGGTGAAAAAATTAGACAATTTGAAAATAAAGAATTAGATGGGACTTTCTTATTTGGTTTTGAAGAAGCAATAGGGTATTTAGTTGGAACTCACGTTAGAGATAAGGATGCAGTTGTTGCTTCTATGATAATTGCAGAAATGGCTACAACATTTGAAAATAATGGTTCTAGTATCTATAATGAAATTATAAAAATTTATGAAAAGTATGGTTGGCGTTTAGAAACAACTGTTCCTATAACTAAAAAAGGGAAAGATGGACTTGAAGAAATACAAAAAATTATGAAGTCT is a genomic window of Fusobacterium nucleatum containing:
- a CDS encoding complement resistance protein TraT, whose product is MKKIFKTILFSLLLISVFVSCSTLHTVVSKRNLDVQTKMSDTIWLEPAAANEKTVFVQVRNTSGKNLNIEQKVINVLTSKGYRVVNDPAGAKYWLQANILKVDKVNLDSNNGFSDAVLGAGIGGVLGAQRSGGVTTALGWGLAGAAIGTLADALVDDTAYAMVTDILITEKTGRNVQTSTRNSVKQGNSGSITSTSSASSNMEKYSTRVLSTANQVNLNFNSAIPILEDELGKVIGGIF
- a CDS encoding phospho-sugar mutase; translated protein: MFLDEYKKWLDSNMLSASEKEELKNIANDEKEIESRFYTDLSFGTAGMRGVRGIGRNRMNKYNIRKATQGLANYIIKATGEVGKQKGIAIAYDSRLDSVENALNTAMTLAGNGIKVYLFDGVRSTPELSFAVRELKAQAGIMITASHNPKEYNGYKVYWEDGAQIVDPQATGIVSSVEAVNIFNDIKLMEEKEAIDKGLLVYVGKKLDDRYIEEVKKSAINPNVENKDKVKFVYSPLHGVAARPVERVLKEMGYTNVYPVKEQEKPDGNFPTCDYANPEDTTVFKLSIELADKVGAKICIANDPDGDRVGLAVLDNDGKWFFPNGNQIGILFAEYILNYKKDIPKNGTMITTVVSTPLLDTIVKKNGKKALRVLTGFKYIGEKIRQFENKELDGTFLFGFEEAIGYLVGTHVRDKDAVVASMIIAEMATTFENNGSSIYNEIIKIYEKYGWRLETTVPITKKGKDGLEEIQKIMKSMRVKSHTEIAGVKVKEYRDYQKGVENLPKADVIQMVLEDETYLTVRPSGTEPKIKFYISVVDSDKKVAEEKLAKIKKEFINYAENL